Proteins found in one Primulina eburnea isolate SZY01 chromosome 16, ASM2296580v1, whole genome shotgun sequence genomic segment:
- the LOC140817153 gene encoding uncharacterized protein: MDGQIRLTNLTRTDSSLLRSSTTVRSSIHSLSSVDEITSYLEEDTVDLEEQKPHKRTGPMVRSGFPRSGPVLSILLLSVCTLFAFFHRGDGPASENLLFALIFVAVLLCFVSRNRALVNKKLNFCKQLCNECAKRCGLSCFTFKNQAKPVQWLIGESNISQFNWKKLSKKQGSVGKIAREGVEFYSNGDFYEGEFHKGRCNGSGVYNYFVNGRYEGDWIDGKYDGYGIESWARGSRFKGQYRQGLRNGYGVYKFYTGDTYTGEWCNGQSHGVGVQTCADGSCFVGEFKCGVKHGLGCYHFRNEDRYAGEYFGDKVHGFGVYNFANGHCYEGSWHEGRKQGYGMYTFRKGDTKCGEWDNGNLTTPLPNLNESVLRAVEAARKTARNAMHIDRVDEQVNKAVIAANRAATAARVAAVKAVQNRNIGSMEKFCDTS, from the exons ATGGACGGTCAGATAAGACTGACGAATCTTACTAGGACCGATTCTTCACTCCTCAGGTCCTCCACCACCGTTAGATCTTCGATTCATAGCTTATCTTCGGTTGATGAGATAACATCTTATCTGGAAGAGGATACGGTGGACCTCGAGGAGCAGAAGCCGCACAAGAGAACCGGTCCGATGGTTCGATCCGGTTTTCCGCGTTCGGGACCGGTTCTGTCGATCCTTTTGCTGTCTGTTTGCACCCTTTTCGCCTTTTTCCATAGGGGTGATGGACCCGCTTCGGAGAATTTACTTTTTGCCTTGATTTTCGTGGCCGTTTTACTGTGCTTTGTCTCCAGAAACAGAGCATTAGTTAACAAAAAACTCAACTTTTGCAAGCAGTTGTGCAACGAGTGTGCTAAAAGATGCGGACTTTCCTGCTTTACCTTCAAGAATCAAGCAAAACCGGTGCAATGGTTAATCGGTGAGTCGAACATCAGCCAATTTAACTGGAAGAAGCTTAGCAAAAAGCAGGGTAGTGTTGGAAAGATCGCGAGAGAAGGGGTTGAGTTTTACAGTAATGGCGATTTTTACGAAGGGGAATTTCACAAGGGCAGATGCAATGGGAGTGGAGTGTATAATTACTTTGTGAATGGTCGGTATGAAGGGGACTGGATTGATGGAAAGTATGATGGTTACGGGATAGAGAGTTGGGCAAGAGGGAGTAGATTTAAAGGGCAGTACAGGCAAGGATTAAGGAATGGGTATGGGGTTTACAAGTTCTACACTGGGGATACATATACGGGAGAGTGGTGTAATGGGCAGAGTCATGGGGTCGGAGTGCAAACTTGTGCTGATGGGAGCTGTTTTGTTGGGGAATTTAAGTGCGGAGTTAAACATGGCCTCGGTTGTTACCATTTCAG GAATGAAGATAGATATGCTGGTGAGTATTTTGGAGACAAAGTCCATGGTTTTGGCGTATATAACTTTGCAAATGGTCACTGCTACGAGGGATCTTGGCACGAGGGGCGTAAGCAAGGCTATGGAATGTATACTTTTCGAAAGGGCGACACCAAATGTGGTGAATGGGACAATGGAAATCTCACAACGCCTCTTCCCAATCTAAACGAATCAGTCCTTCGTGCCGTTGAG GCTGCAAGAAAGACAGCAAGAAATGCGATGCACATTGACCGAGTAGACGAACAAGTAAACAAGGCCGTGATAGCTGCGAACCGGGCTGCCACAGCTGCGAGGGTTGCTGCCGTGAAAGCCGTCCAGAATAGGAATATAGGATCCATGGAAAAATTTTGCGATACTAGCTAA